In Carya illinoinensis cultivar Pawnee chromosome 10, C.illinoinensisPawnee_v1, whole genome shotgun sequence, one DNA window encodes the following:
- the LOC122278392 gene encoding uncharacterized mitochondrial protein AtMg00860-like, translating into MGPDIVCSMLPFDHGGHLTCSTWDKHVKHVAQTLEILRQRKFFTKASKCVFRRQELEYLGHIITPQGVKVDDKKIAAMLALSRPTNISELRGFLGLTGYYRKFVQNYGIIARSLTNLLNKGKYRWHEEAETTFSALKQAMTTTPTLAMPNFNNSFTIETDASGD; encoded by the exons ATGGGGCCAGACATTGTTTGCAGTATGCTTCCCTTCGACCACGGAGGACATCTTACATG TTCTACATGGGATAAGCATGTAAAGCATGTTGCACAAACCTTGGAGATTTTGAGGCAGCGCAAATTTTTTACTAAGGCAAGCAAGTGCGTTTTCAGACGGCAAGAACTGGAGTATCTAGGGCATATAATAACGCCTCAAGGAGTGAAggttgatgataaaaaaattgcaGCTATGCTCGCATTGTCCCGACCTACTAACATTTCTGAATTGCGTGGTTTCTTAGGCTTGACAGGATACTACCGGAAGTTCGTGCAAAATTACGGCATCATTGCTCGGTCCCTCACCAACCTACTCAACAAAGGGAAGTACAGGTGGCATGAAGAGGCCGAAACAACCTTCTCGGCACTTAAGCAAGCAATGACCACCACTCCCACTTTGGCTATGCCTAATTTCAATAATTCTTTCACCATTGAAACTGATGCTTCGGGCGACTGA